One Curtobacterium herbarum genomic window carries:
- a CDS encoding serine hydrolase domain-containing protein: MTTTFRRSSPSALGIDAAGVDRLVSALEGAPGVEPHSIMVLRHGEVAAEGWWAPFAADRVHLLYSMSKSFTAAAVGIAVRAGLIDLDATVISHFPELDAEVTDDRTRRMRVRHLLAMASGHRTETIDRARRLDPTNTVRGFLLLPVDEEPGTVFAYNQPCTYTLGEIVRRVSGTSLLGYLGPRLFAPLGIDDFSWRRDDSGAELGYSGGYTTTAAIAALGQLYLQGGVWNGERLLDEDWVAAATSTRVPNPDEANPDWSVGYGFQFWMARHGFRGDGAYGQFCIVLPEQDVVVAMTGQSLDMQAVLDAVWAHLLPAVDRPGSAGDDERLHGRLAGLALPPVHGDPLGDLPAGSVATPDAPSTRIGAGLEALHLSQDTERGWVLTLRDAWGEVTAPVGDGSWLVAGATATSGARTGDVVAIDVRFVETPHLLHVRWDLATGSASAAWETEPLHDAVSTLHRPTD; encoded by the coding sequence GTGACGACGACGTTCCGACGCAGCTCCCCGTCCGCCCTCGGCATCGACGCAGCCGGCGTCGACCGGCTGGTCTCCGCCCTCGAGGGCGCGCCCGGCGTCGAGCCGCACAGCATCATGGTCCTCCGGCACGGCGAGGTCGCCGCCGAGGGGTGGTGGGCCCCCTTCGCCGCCGACCGGGTGCATCTGCTCTACTCAATGAGCAAGAGCTTCACGGCAGCGGCCGTCGGCATCGCCGTGCGCGCCGGGCTCATCGACCTCGACGCCACGGTCATCAGCCACTTCCCGGAGCTCGACGCCGAGGTCACCGACGACCGCACCAGGCGGATGCGGGTCCGGCACCTGCTGGCGATGGCGAGCGGGCACCGGACCGAGACGATCGACCGGGCACGGCGGCTCGACCCGACGAACACCGTCCGCGGGTTCCTGCTGCTGCCGGTCGACGAGGAGCCCGGCACCGTCTTCGCCTACAACCAGCCGTGCACGTACACCCTCGGCGAGATCGTCCGACGGGTCAGCGGGACGTCGTTGCTCGGCTACCTCGGCCCGCGGCTGTTCGCGCCGCTCGGCATCGACGACTTCTCGTGGCGGCGGGACGACTCCGGCGCCGAACTCGGGTACAGCGGCGGCTACACGACGACCGCCGCCATCGCGGCCCTGGGCCAGCTGTACCTGCAGGGCGGTGTGTGGAACGGCGAACGTCTGCTCGACGAGGACTGGGTCGCCGCGGCCACCAGCACGCGCGTGCCGAACCCGGACGAGGCCAACCCGGACTGGTCCGTCGGCTACGGGTTCCAGTTCTGGATGGCGCGGCACGGGTTCCGCGGCGACGGTGCGTACGGGCAGTTCTGCATCGTGCTGCCGGAGCAGGACGTCGTCGTCGCGATGACCGGCCAGAGCCTCGACATGCAGGCAGTCCTCGACGCGGTGTGGGCGCACCTGTTGCCGGCGGTCGACCGGCCGGGATCGGCCGGGGACGACGAGCGCCTGCACGGACGACTCGCCGGACTCGCACTCCCCCCGGTGCACGGCGACCCGCTCGGCGACCTGCCGGCGGGGTCCGTCGCCACGCCCGACGCTCCGTCGACGCGCATCGGCGCCGGCCTGGAGGCCCTGCACCTGTCCCAGGACACCGAGCGCGGGTGGGTGCTCACCCTCCGCGACGCGTGGGGCGAGGTCACGGCTCCGGTCGGCGACGGCTCGTGGCTGGTCGCCGGGGCGACGGCGACGAGCGGTGCGCGGACCGGCGACGTCGTCGCGATCGACGTCCGGTTCGTGGAGACCCCGCACCTGCTGCACGTGCGGTGGGACCTGGCGACGGGAAGCGCCTCGGCAGCGTGGGAGACCGAGCCGCTGCACGACGCCGTCTCGACCCTGCACCGTCCGACAGACTGA
- the katG gene encoding catalase/peroxidase HPI yields MQNDGTDTCPHHMDGELPAGGDHLGGSFGDAPTLESWYPQRLRVELLHRNGIDADPLGADFDYAAAFATIDLDELKREITTLLTTSVDWWPADYGNYGPQMVRMAWHAAGTYRIADGRGGAGTAMQRFAPIGSWWDNGNTDKSRRLLQPIKRKYGNALSWADLMVLTGNCSLELMGLPTYGFGGGRLDAWEPDDGTWWGPEVWDPHQAHQGDDMVSRDERWTGQNGDADYDLQSPLAASHQALIYVNPEGPYANGDPMGSARDIRITFTRMAMNDEETVALIAGGHAFGKSHGQVPAADIGPSPELAPIESMGLGWHNPVGTGNGQYTSTNGIEGSWTPNPTQWDNTYLENLFTYDFEQTTSPAGALQWTPTDPDAPKTPDAHVPGQMNPLMMMTSDIALKVDPAYREVCERFLADFDLFTLAFSKAWYKLTHRDMGPKHRYLGPEVTIADDLLWQDPLPEAEGAPLDASDVAALQLATLATGQSVSDLVFTAFSAASTYRDSDKRGGANGGRLALAPQKDWAVNRRTVPVVAALRQVQADFTRTSGKQVSLADLIVLGGCAAVEQAARAAGTETTVPFTPGRVDTTQELTDVEMFEWLRPVADGFRNFLSPRFAEFAPGVAPESVFLDKANLLTLTAPEWTVLTAGLRSLGANWDGSDTGVLTDRVGVLSTDWFVHLTDTDLDWTPDDESETTFTGRTKATGEARFTATRHDLLFGSNAQLRSIVDAYAGADGQERFIRDFVRVWDKVMMLDRFDVKGHRRYGPMAA; encoded by the coding sequence GTGCAGAACGACGGAACCGACACCTGCCCACACCACATGGACGGCGAACTACCGGCCGGGGGCGACCACCTCGGCGGCAGCTTCGGCGACGCCCCGACGCTCGAGAGCTGGTACCCGCAGCGCCTCCGGGTCGAGCTGCTGCACCGGAACGGCATCGACGCCGATCCGCTGGGTGCCGACTTCGACTACGCCGCGGCCTTCGCCACGATCGACCTCGACGAGCTCAAGCGTGAGATCACCACGCTGCTGACGACCTCGGTCGACTGGTGGCCCGCCGACTACGGCAACTACGGCCCGCAGATGGTGCGGATGGCCTGGCACGCAGCCGGCACCTACCGCATCGCCGACGGCCGGGGTGGCGCCGGCACGGCCATGCAGCGCTTCGCACCGATCGGCAGCTGGTGGGACAACGGCAACACCGACAAGTCGCGGCGGTTGCTGCAGCCGATCAAGCGCAAGTACGGCAACGCGCTGTCCTGGGCGGACCTGATGGTGCTGACCGGCAACTGCTCGCTGGAGCTGATGGGCCTGCCCACCTACGGCTTCGGCGGCGGACGGCTGGACGCGTGGGAGCCGGACGACGGCACGTGGTGGGGACCCGAGGTGTGGGACCCGCACCAGGCACACCAGGGCGACGACATGGTCTCGCGTGACGAGCGGTGGACCGGGCAGAACGGCGACGCCGACTACGACCTGCAGAGCCCGCTCGCCGCGTCCCACCAGGCGCTCATCTACGTCAACCCGGAGGGCCCGTACGCGAACGGCGACCCGATGGGCTCGGCCCGCGACATCCGCATCACCTTCACCCGGATGGCGATGAACGACGAGGAGACCGTCGCGCTCATCGCCGGCGGCCACGCGTTCGGCAAGAGCCACGGTCAGGTGCCCGCCGCGGACATCGGACCCTCCCCCGAGCTCGCACCGATCGAGTCGATGGGCCTCGGATGGCACAACCCGGTCGGCACCGGCAACGGGCAGTACACCTCCACCAACGGCATCGAGGGCAGCTGGACCCCGAACCCGACGCAGTGGGACAACACGTACCTGGAGAACCTCTTCACGTACGACTTCGAGCAGACGACGAGCCCGGCCGGGGCGCTGCAGTGGACCCCGACCGACCCGGACGCCCCGAAGACGCCCGATGCGCACGTGCCCGGGCAGATGAACCCGCTGATGATGATGACCTCGGACATCGCGCTGAAGGTCGACCCGGCCTACCGGGAGGTCTGCGAACGCTTCCTCGCCGACTTCGACCTGTTCACGCTCGCGTTCTCGAAGGCCTGGTACAAGCTGACGCACCGTGACATGGGCCCGAAGCACCGCTACCTCGGCCCGGAGGTCACCATCGCCGACGACCTGCTCTGGCAGGACCCGCTGCCCGAGGCCGAGGGTGCGCCCCTCGACGCGTCCGACGTCGCCGCACTGCAGCTGGCGACGCTCGCGACCGGGCAGTCCGTGTCCGACCTCGTCTTCACCGCGTTCTCGGCGGCCTCGACCTACCGCGATAGCGACAAGCGCGGCGGCGCGAACGGCGGTCGGCTGGCCCTTGCACCGCAGAAGGACTGGGCGGTGAACCGCCGCACGGTCCCCGTGGTCGCGGCCCTCCGCCAGGTCCAGGCGGACTTCACCCGCACCTCCGGCAAGCAGGTGTCGCTGGCGGACCTCATCGTCCTGGGCGGCTGCGCGGCGGTCGAGCAGGCGGCCCGGGCAGCCGGCACCGAGACGACGGTGCCGTTCACGCCCGGCCGCGTCGACACCACGCAGGAGCTCACCGACGTCGAGATGTTCGAGTGGCTGCGCCCGGTCGCCGACGGGTTCCGGAACTTCCTGTCACCGCGCTTCGCCGAGTTCGCACCCGGCGTCGCCCCCGAGTCCGTGTTCCTGGACAAGGCGAACCTGCTCACGCTGACCGCTCCGGAGTGGACGGTGCTCACCGCTGGCCTCCGCTCCCTCGGCGCGAACTGGGACGGCTCGGACACCGGCGTGCTCACCGACCGGGTCGGCGTGCTCAGCACCGACTGGTTCGTGCACCTCACCGACACGGACCTCGACTGGACGCCGGACGACGAGTCGGAGACGACCTTCACCGGCCGGACGAAGGCGACGGGCGAGGCCCGGTTCACCGCCACCCGCCACGACCTGCTCTTCGGCTCGAACGCGCAGCTGCGCTCGATCGTGGACGCGTACGCGGGTGCCGACGGCCAGGAGCGCTTCATCCGCGACTTCGTCCGCGTCTGGGACAAGGTCATGATGCTCGACCGCTTCGACGTCAAGGGGCACCGCCGGTACGGACCGATGGCGGCCTGA
- a CDS encoding HD domain-containing protein, which produces MTTDLVTLARDVATRAHAGQVDKAGRPYIEHPTAVAGRLSTEDEQVVGFLHDVVEDTGGTLAQLRSAGFSVEQVLAVDAVTKRRGETLEQSIARVVDDPSGVALRVKRADVSHNADPARLSALGALHGDATRTRLQEKYERTAVLLGTTLPAVLAEFGVAAE; this is translated from the coding sequence ATGACGACCGACCTGGTGACCCTGGCCCGAGACGTGGCGACCCGCGCGCACGCGGGCCAGGTCGACAAGGCCGGTCGGCCGTACATCGAGCACCCGACGGCGGTGGCAGGACGGCTCAGCACCGAGGACGAACAGGTCGTCGGGTTCCTGCACGACGTCGTCGAGGACACCGGCGGCACGCTCGCCCAGCTGCGGTCGGCGGGGTTCTCGGTCGAGCAGGTGCTCGCCGTCGACGCGGTCACGAAGCGTCGTGGGGAGACGCTCGAGCAGTCGATCGCGCGGGTCGTGGACGATCCGTCGGGCGTCGCGCTGCGGGTGAAGCGTGCGGACGTCAGCCACAACGCCGACCCGGCACGGCTCAGCGCACTCGGCGCACTCCACGGTGACGCGACCCGGACTCGCCTGCAGGAGAAGTACGAACGGACGGCCGTCCTGCTCGGGACGACCCTGCCGGCGGTCCTCGCCGAGTTCGGGGTGGCGGCGGAGTGA